A single region of the Podospora pseudopauciseta strain CBS 411.78 chromosome 1, whole genome shotgun sequence genome encodes:
- a CDS encoding hypothetical protein (EggNog:ENOG503NZDV; COG:S) encodes MLSRNMRKTSTSTSRRPCLPTGFKHTNPPQMLATSCELRRRLTARCPKPKCFVAVVSAPGSPTFYKPFNNLQHSEMLLLEALRILLLVEYAVTANFSACVERLSKLLIDSGRAAPRYQEMALLYPQSRSLRSNMCKYFTVVVRLCHQLVMFTKQSIFQQLKAFLSDQKMTSFRDQLDHWAVSIKAEVWLLTNKSVEEQGLSLKAIMRSGKTRRAEKAKFKVLNYCSTYDYQSTWKELRKAGNTSLLQGSAEYHS; translated from the exons ATGCTGTCGCGCAATATGAGAAagacctcaacctcaaccagtAGAAGACCTTGCTTGCCTACAGGCTTCAAGCACACAAATCCCCCCCAGATGTTAGCGACGTCATGCGAATTACGGCGGAGATTGACCGCGAGGTGTCCAAAACCAAAGTGTTTCGTGGCCGTTGTTTCGGCCCCCGGTTCACCAACATTTTACAAGCCGTTCAACAATCTGCAGCACTCggagatgttgttgttggaggctCTCAGAATCTTATTGCTTGTGGAGTATG CTGTGACGGCGAATTTCTCTGCGTGTGTCGAGAGGCTCTCCAAGTTATTGATCGATTCTGGCCGTGCTGCGCCACGTTATCAAGAGATGGCTTTGCTCTACCCGCAATCCCGGTCGCTCCGGTCAAACATGTGCAAATACTTTACCGTTGTCGTCCGTCTGTGTCACCAACTCGTGATGTTCACGAAACAATCTATCTTTCAACAGTTGAAAGCCTTCTTGAGTGACCAAAAGATGACTTCGTTTCGAGACCAGCTTGACCACTGGGCTGTCTCAATTAAAGCGGAAGTCTGGCTCCTCACGAATAAAAGCGTCGAAGAGCAAGGATTGAGTTTGAAGGCCATCATGAGGTCAGGAAAGACTCGTCGAGCAGAGAAAGCAAAGTTCAAAGTCCTCAACTATTGTTCGACTTACGATTATCAGTCCACTTGGAAAGAGCTACGAAAAGCGGGCAACACAAGTCTTCTTCAGGGCAGCGCGGAGTATCACAGCTGA
- a CDS encoding hypothetical protein (EggNog:ENOG503P4MT), producing the protein MFFKATFLFSLLATSLALPTGTASRNVEKRGILQVQNYSQFQVSGGVAGNALAEVNAKFPINLNNPGSVDAEDLAILKAARKTAENAETKAGGFNEAIEAAGGEKTTTGRALQNGKIKNKVLKLQLQVMIAQIEAAQGKDTAAKLADVTKKLNKNVETDQKNAGQLSTTVNFQGTSQP; encoded by the exons ATGTTCTTCAAGGCCACCTTCcttttctccctcctcgccacctcTTTGGCTCTCCCCACTGGTACTGCTAGCCGCAACGTCGAGAAGAGAGGTATTCTTCAGGTCCAGAACTACTCTCAGTTCCAAGTCTCCGGCGGTGTCGCTGGCAATGCCCTCGCCGAGGTCAATGCCAAGTTTCCC ATCAATCTGAATAATCCCGGCTCCGTTGACGCCGAGGAtctcgccatcctcaaggCTGCTCGCAAGACGGCCGAAAACGCCGAGACCAAGGCCGGTGGCTTCAACGAGGCCATTGAGGCGGCGGGCGGTGAGAAGACCACTACCGGCAGGGCTCTCCAGAACGGCAAGATCAAGAACAAGGTTCTGAAGCTGCAGCTCCAGGTTATGATTGCTCAGATTGAGGCTGCTCAGGGCAAGGACACTGCTGCGAAGCTTGCTGATGTCACCAAGAAATTGAACAAGAATGTCGAGACTGATCAGAAGAACGCTGGCCAGCTGAGCACTACTGTTAACTTTCAGGGTACTAGCCAGCCTTAA